A region of the Ranitomeya variabilis isolate aRanVar5 chromosome 5, aRanVar5.hap1, whole genome shotgun sequence genome:
GTAGGATCAGATTGCTGTCATGTGGCCCATAGTAAAGGAGCTTCTGTTGGATGCCCAGACAGCTCAGAGCCGCACGTACATTAAAGGGGCCAcagtcaggacctttaaagaaggagaccaggtgttggtactagtacccaccccatagagtaaactcatggccaagtggcaagggccttaggAGATATGGGGGAAcctgaactataaagtgtaccaacccgggaaaaggAAACCTGAGcaactgtaccatgtaaacctgctaaaggcctggaaggaccgagaatgtttggtcaAAGAGGCGACTCCGGTCTTACAAACAGGGGTCCCTCTGGCTCTGGCCAAGGACACAGCCGGGTGTGAGGTAAAAGTAAATGACGCCCTCACAAAACAGCAAAGATGGGAGGCTCAAGTTTTGGTGCAGCAAAATacggatgtattctcagagctgccagGGCGAACCTCTGTGATTCAGCAAGACATTGTCACTGATCCCCAGGTAAGGGCACGGATGAAACCataccgagtgccagaagcccggAGGCACGCAATAGCGGTGAAAGTGAAGCAAATGCTTCAATTGGGAGTCATTGACGAGTCCCAGAGTGAGTGGGCTAGACCCATTGCATTAATACCCAAACCGGACGGGTCGTTACGCTTCTGTATTGACTTCATGAAGttaaatgaggtgtcaaaattGGACCTCTATCCAATGCTtcgggtggacgagctaattgaaaCACTGGggaaggcccagtacttcaccacgcttGATCTCACCaaaggatactggcaggtccccctGACAGAATCGGCTAAAGAGAAGACCACATTTATAATGCCAGAGGGTCTATTTCTATTGTCGTCTTGCCCTTTGGGTTACATGAGGCTCTGGCCACGTTCCAGAAgctgatggacatagtgttagaATCACATCGGAAATACGCATTGGCCAATTTGGATGACACagtcatctttagtaccaactGGGAGACCCACCTGTCACAGGTACAATCCGTGCTAGAGTCGCTCAGAATCATgatgttaacggcaaacccaaagaaatgcgtgATAGGACTCACAGAAGCTCGGTACTTAGGTTACTTGATTGGCCGCGGGGTGATCAAACCCCAAGTAAACAGGATCGAAGACatccaaaactggcccaagccgTTAAGCACCAAAcaggtgagggcattccttggctTCATTGGGTACTACCTctggtttatacccaattttgcgggGAAATCAGCACCCTTAACGGACCTGTTAAAAGGTAAGAAGATGGTGATGGTCCGATGGAATCTTCAAGCAGAGGAAGTATTCCAGTCcctgaagtcggcgttgtgtggacagctGGTCCTCGTCAGCCCCAACTTCAAGAAGACCTTTATTGTACAAACCAATGCCTCGGAGGTAGGCCtaggagcggtgctgtcgcaagaggtgaacggggatgagaATCCAGTCACCAacttgagcaggaaactgaccccagcagagaaaaattatagcgcagtggagaaggagtgcttggcgataaaatgggccttggagtccctacgctactatttcCTTGGGCATCAGTTTCATTTGGTAGCGAAATATTCACATCTCGTCTGGATGAGAAACGCAAAAGAGAGAaatgcccgagtcaccagatggttcctgtccctaAAAAACTTTAGTTTTTCAGTGGAACCTCAAGCGGGGAAGTCACAGGGAAATGTGAATGCCCTGTCACGGGCCCCCTGtttggtgacaaatgttcaaccccacaagtttgaacagaggggggtatgCGAGGCAGTGACCtgtgtgagggtcgctatgtgtcccacaggatgcgctcagaagcatattagatccgctggagtgccttgtgttcacagcagggtgcctgtgagtcacaaggcagaataaaagtaagcgtGAACCTGGTCAAGTTAATTTGACCACGGAGCTTGCTCAGGAAAACTCGGTATGGGctattattttttaaatggactgcaggaaggtagtggggtccGGTccatttcctccagcccagatcttataagtTTGGGTGCGTCAGTTTTTGTCTttcaagcagacagagcagttggtctgcagagcactccctgtgtgatGCAACACAGGGTTAAGAGGAGCCAAAGGATCTGGCACCCCTGCGTACGTGACAGTGTGGATGCTCACGGCAACCGGACCCAGACTGTCTTTTGTTTTCCcatctgcgatccggaggatacagcatgctgtgcactgtgtaagtttttggacattaaacacgttttgttttgaacttgcttgggtcactgcctcatcactgcacagcgttaACACCACTGCACTACAATACAAACTGGAAAACATATagactccttgaagatgttgtccttggggggATTTAAATCCAGGATTCCAGTGCTACAAGGGTCCCACTGAgtctgggatggttgggaggtatgctgaaaGAGAATTTCCTTATCCATGCACAAAAACAAATGACTATTTTTTATCATATTGTATAAAAGTAGTACTAGTAAACAATaaataaaactatatatatttGGTG
Encoded here:
- the LOC143774964 gene encoding uncharacterized protein LOC143774964, whose product is MMLTANPKKCVIGLTEARYLGYLIGRGVIKPQVNRIEDIQNWPKPLSTKQVRAFLGFIGYYLWFIPNFAGKSAPLTDLLKGKKMVMVRWNLQAEEVFQSLKSALCGQLVLVSPNFKKTFIVQTNASEGTWASID